Proteins from a genomic interval of Flammeovirgaceae bacterium SG7u.111:
- a CDS encoding BamA/TamA family outer membrane protein gives MLREELTPTPNLKILGSRPLAWLYNILPEPKKKNSFVNFLKEKIGSKPVLLENITPGRVKLNLERKLYNNGYLLNKASFEIVEKEKTGKVVYTVELKRPYFFNEIHYPSDSTSITEEISLTQQGTTLLKGQQFNMDALSEELIRIEKLIKDKGYYYFNADFMHYKVDTTVGNNHLANVYLSLKKDVPEQAKEIYTLGDTYVNPEYQLNEINEDTIEASYSIDTLQLGSYKYIRKSDMFRPEIILDNVFLEKGSIYKRSEHTRTIDRLNGLQTFSFVNVRFAQPDSSNNMDTYIMLVPQKSKSLSAELGLVAKSNSFAGPGLQLNYRSRNLMGGGEMLNLGFGSSFETQYGGNVEDNVNSIGLNFTASLTIPRFITPFKITSLSKNYVPNTQIKASLERLIRTNLFSMTSFTTSFGYRWRETITTTHEFNPLSISSVVLGETTDKFRELLEENPLLKRTYEEQFIIGSNYVYNYTNQLEKNSGTSFFFEGRIDLSGNLLYMVQSAISDTEPSPNNPFSIFGTPYSQFVKLSVDPRYYFSINERNKLVTRLFAGVAAPIGNSSTIPYVKQYYAGGNNSIRAFRARSLGPGSYVVPDSLLYKIDLTGDIKLEANVEYRFDIYSMIKGAVFVDAGNIWLYNAADERNGANFTSDFYKEIALGTGFGLRLDASLFVLRFDLAFPLRNPARAEYDRWEIKEINPLDKDWRKDNLILNIAIGYPF, from the coding sequence ATGCTAAGGGAGGAACTTACTCCCACCCCCAATCTCAAGATATTAGGATCTCGCCCTCTAGCCTGGCTTTATAACATTTTACCCGAACCAAAAAAGAAAAACTCCTTTGTCAACTTTTTGAAAGAAAAAATAGGCAGTAAACCTGTGCTACTGGAAAATATAACACCGGGAAGAGTCAAGCTCAACTTAGAAAGAAAGCTATACAACAATGGCTATCTATTAAATAAAGCCAGTTTTGAAATAGTTGAGAAGGAAAAAACTGGGAAGGTAGTTTATACAGTAGAGCTAAAAAGACCTTATTTCTTCAATGAAATCCACTACCCTTCCGACTCCACAAGTATCACTGAAGAAATAAGCCTTACACAGCAAGGTACCACCCTTTTGAAAGGGCAACAATTCAATATGGACGCCCTTTCCGAAGAGCTCATACGTATTGAAAAGCTGATCAAAGACAAAGGGTACTATTATTTTAATGCGGATTTTATGCATTATAAAGTGGACACTACAGTTGGCAACAACCATTTGGCTAACGTTTACCTTAGCTTAAAAAAGGATGTACCCGAGCAAGCCAAAGAAATATACACTTTAGGCGATACATATGTGAACCCCGAATACCAGTTGAATGAGATAAATGAAGATACAATAGAAGCTAGTTATAGTATTGATACCCTTCAACTTGGCTCGTATAAATACATTCGCAAAAGTGATATGTTCCGCCCCGAGATCATATTGGATAATGTTTTTTTAGAAAAAGGAAGTATTTACAAAAGAAGTGAACACACCCGAACTATCGACAGGCTCAATGGACTACAGACTTTTAGCTTTGTAAATGTCCGGTTTGCACAGCCCGACTCTTCCAATAACATGGACACCTATATCATGCTAGTCCCACAAAAAAGCAAATCGCTTTCGGCAGAGCTAGGACTAGTGGCAAAGTCGAATAGTTTTGCAGGTCCCGGTCTCCAGCTCAATTACCGAAGCCGGAACCTGATGGGTGGTGGGGAAATGCTGAACCTCGGTTTCGGCTCATCTTTCGAAACTCAATATGGTGGAAACGTGGAAGACAATGTAAATTCGATAGGCTTAAACTTCACGGCTTCCCTTACTATTCCACGGTTTATAACTCCTTTCAAAATCACTAGTCTTTCCAAAAACTATGTACCAAATACCCAGATAAAAGCCAGTTTGGAACGCTTAATAAGAACCAACCTTTTTAGCATGACTTCCTTCACAACTTCATTTGGCTACAGATGGAGGGAAACGATTACAACAACGCATGAATTTAACCCACTCTCCATAAGTTCGGTTGTGCTTGGAGAAACCACCGATAAGTTTAGAGAATTGTTGGAGGAAAACCCATTGCTCAAAAGAACCTACGAGGAACAGTTTATTATTGGGTCAAATTACGTGTACAACTACACAAACCAGCTAGAGAAAAATTCAGGGACGTCTTTCTTTTTTGAGGGAAGGATAGATTTATCGGGCAACTTGCTGTACATGGTTCAGTCCGCTATAAGTGATACAGAACCATCTCCCAACAACCCGTTCTCCATATTTGGAACACCTTATTCGCAGTTTGTAAAACTCAGCGTAGATCCAAGGTATTATTTCAGCATCAACGAACGGAACAAGCTAGTTACTAGGCTATTTGCCGGTGTTGCAGCACCTATAGGCAATTCTTCAACCATCCCTTATGTAAAGCAATATTATGCAGGTGGTAACAATAGCATTCGTGCATTTAGAGCCAGAAGCCTCGGCCCAGGCAGCTATGTAGTTCCCGATTCATTGCTCTACAAAATTGACCTAACAGGTGATATCAAACTAGAAGCAAATGTGGAATACCGCTTTGACATATATAGCATGATAAAAGGAGCTGTGTTTGTAGATGCTGGAAACATTTGGCTATACAATGCCGCTGACGAACGGAATGGAGCAAATTTCACCTCCGACTTTTATAAGGAAATAGCTTTGGGCACAGGCTTTGGGCTAAGGTTAGATGCTTCGTTATTTGTGCTAAGATTCGACCTCGCCTTTCCTCTGCGAAACCCTGCCAGAGCTGAATATGATCGTTGGGAGATCAAGGAAATAAACCCTTTGGACAAAGATTGGCGAAAGGACAACTTGATTCTAAATATAGCTATAGGCTATCCATTCTAA